AATGTTTCGCCGCGCGATAACAATTCCGTTGAGACGAGCAATGTGATCGAATAGATGAGGACAAGTCCGAGAATGACACCACCGTATAAATAAAGCGGTCGCTTCACTGGCCCTTTTTCTCCAATCCGATTCAACCGTGCATCCATCTTTTGTTTTTGTTTATTTTTCAAGCGTGTGAACGACGATTGTTTTCGTTTCCGCACACTCCTACTATTATGCTCTTCCATGTCAGCCCCTCCATCTCATGTCTACCATTATTCCGAATATCTGAATCGGCTGTCAACAGCCCCCTTCTTATCATAGAAGAAGTTCACCGTTTCGCCATCGGGCGGAAGAAGGAAGCGTCATCGGATGAACCACTGACATTCCAGAAGAATAATCGACAAAAAGGAGAGGAACATTGACGTTTCCTCTCCTTTGCTTAAGAACGGATTATAATTCGAGTGACTCGCCGATTGCGAGTGGATGACCCGTTTGACCTTGCGCTTCAATCTTTTCACAGAATGCGTTGGCATCTTGTTTGATTAAATCAAATGTATCGTAGTGGATCGGTACGACTGCTTTCGCTTGCAACATATCTGCAGCGATCAACGCATCATCCGGACCCATCGTGAAGTTATCACCGATCGGTAAGAAGGCTAAATCGATTTCGTGATGGGCGCCATAAAGGGCTAAATCCCCGAACAGTGCCGTATCGCCTGCATGATAGATTTCTTTCCCTTCGATCGTCAGCAAGAATCCAGCCGGCATCCCCATATACGTAATCGTCTGTTTTTCCTCATCGATGATGCTCGACGAGTGGAATGCCTGTGTCATCTTCACCTTACCAAACGAAAATTCAAACTGTCCGCCGAGATTCATCGGATGAACGTTGAGCCCTTTGAAACTTAGATACGTCGCCAGTTCATGAGTAGCAATGATTGTTGCTCCCGTGGCTTTCGCGATTCGCTCTGCATCAAGCATATGATCGGCATGGGCATGGGTTAGCAAAATAAAATCTGCCTTGACGTCATCTGGATTCGTCGTCGCTTTTTCATTACCGCTAAAGAATGGATCGATGACGAGATGGTGACCATTCGTTTCAATCGTTACTGTTGACTGTCCATGATAAGTTAGCTTCATCTAGTTCACTGCCTCTCGATTAGGATTCGGATAATTGATTCCCTTCCCCCCATGCGCATAAACCTTTCATGGCTGGTTGCAGTGTAAATGCCGCTTCTGTCAATTTGTATTCGACGTGTAAGACGGCTTCATCATACTCAATCCGCTCAATCATTCCGAGACGTTCGAGTTCTTTTAACTGATCAGTCAAGACTTTCCGAGAAATCCCGGGAATGGCACGTTGTAACTCTAAAAAACGTTTCGGACCGTTCTCTAACGTGCAATATAATTGTGGACGCCATTTTCCGCCGATGATGGCGAGCGCCCGATTGACCGGAAATTGTTCTGTCGACATGTTGTTCTCTCCTCCAGAGTAGTTACTTCAAAGTGCGTACTATGCAATCGAGTGTAGCGTAAGTTAGAGTATGCGTAAATCATTTTGCAAAAGGAGTGTTAAGCATGACGTATCCACGTAATTTTTCGCACATCGGTCTTTCTGTACCGAATCTCGACGAAGCCGTCCGTTTTTATCAAGAGGTGATGGGCTGGTATATCATCATGGAACCATCTGATGTCCTCGAAGATGATTCTGCCATCGGTGTCATGTGTACGGATGTCTTTGGTGCAGGATGGAACAAATTCCGGATTGCTCACATGGCGACAGGTGACCGTATCGGAATCGAGTTGTTCGAGTTCCCGAACAATGAACAACCCGAGAACAATTTCGAATTCTGGAAAACAGGGATCTTCCATTATGCGATCCAAGACCCAGACGTCGAAGGACTCGTCGAAAAAATCGTCGCCCACGGCGGCAAACAACGGATGCCGATCCGCGAATACTACCCTGGAGACAAGCCGTATCGGATGGTCTACTGTGAGGATCCATTCGGTAACCTCGTCGAAATCTACTCTCACTCGTATGAACTCACGTATTCGGAAGGAGCGTATTAAACATGAAAGCATGGTTAAATCACTCAGGTACAGCCATTGATCAATGGACATTCGAAGAGGTCGAAACGCCAACGCCAGGAGAAGGACAAGCTTTGATTCGCGTCAAGACCGTCGCGTTGAATCCCGTCGATTATAAAGCGACCAACAATCCAGCTTGGACGTTCCCGCATATTCCGGGCGTTGACCTAGCCGGTGTCGTCGAACAAATCGGACCAGGCGCAGAAGTAAAAGTCGGGGATCGTGTAGCGATTCATACGAACCTGCAACGCGATGGTGCTTTTGCTGAATATGCGCTCGTCGATACACGTGCCCTCGCCCTGATTCCGGAAGACGTCTCATTCGCTGAAGCCGCTGCGATTCTTTGCGCAGGTATGACAGCTTATGAAGCTATCGTCCAAAAGATGAACACGACAGGAAAAGAGACGATCCTCATTCATGCTGGTGCAGGTGGTGTTGGTGGCATCGGCATTCAACTCGCGAAACGCCTTGGTCTTTCGGTCGCAACGACTGCTTCGACGGAAAACCACGAGTGGGTCAAGCGACTCGGTGTCGATCTTGCCATTGACTATAAAAAAGAAAATGTCACGGATGTCATTCGAGACTGGACGAACGGTCGCGGCGCTGACTTGATTTTCAATACAGTCGGTCGTGACGAAGCAACAGCAGATCTCGGACGTCTTGCTTTCTCAGGACAACTTGCCTTCATCGCCGGTGGTCCTGATCAGTCAGTCGTCAAACCGTTCACGCTCTCTCCATCAATCCATGAAGTGGCACTCGCGGCTGCTTATGCCAGCGAAAATGACCGCGCCATCCGAAACCTCGGTCATATGGCAAGCGAGTTATTAAAACTCGTCGCAACAAAAGAACTCGATCCACTCGTCACGGAAGAGATTCCAGCAGCAGACATCGTCAAAGGATTGCAACGTCTATCTGAACGCCACGTCCGTGGTAAAATCATTGCTACATTCAATTAATTTCATTTTGACATGAAACAGCCGATCATCCTATTTTATAAAAGGATGATCGGCTGTTTTTGTACATATCAATGTCTAGCCATGTCCAAGATACAGGCGGCTCGATATTCACCGATAGCGCTCTTGTTTCTTGATATGTAAGGATCGTCCGACCAACTCGAAACCGACATGCTGATAGATCTTATTCGCTGTCTGGTTCGACCAATCGGTATAGAGCGTCACGACCGGATAAGGCTGTAGTAGATGTTCAGATAGTTTGGCGACGAGATAAGAGGCATACCCATTTCCACGCAGTTCTTTCGGCGTATAGACGTAAGAAATCGTAATCCCAGTTTGTGTCGGACGCGTCGCTGCCGCCATTGCGACAAGCATATCTCCACTAAACAGTCCGAACAAGCTTCCTTGATGGATGTGGCGCGTCATCGACTGATGGAGTTGTGCAAGCTGTCGCTCGGAAGGACGCGGTTCGACTTCATATAAAAATCCGGACGCAAACGCTAAGGCTTGTTGTCTTTCATCGTCCGAAATCGGTCGGAAGACGACGTTTTCCGGAACATCTGGCATCTTGACCTTCGTCAGTGCATACATCCCCTGTTCCATATGTACCTCATACATGGAATGTGGAAGTAAAAAGCGGTGCTAAGATGACCTGTTCTCCGACGAATCCTGGACTGTCCAGAATTCGCGCAAGCTTTCGGATCCCTTCTTGCGAGAACACATCCCCAGCGACGATGGCTTGCTCGGGTATCGTTTGCAATATGACGAGACGATGATCGCCTTCTTGTGCCGTTGCCATCAAGAGCGGTTCATCCCCACGTTCTAATATGCCAAGAATCAACTGATGGGTATCCGGACGTTCAAGCAAAAACGGGAGGACGACCTTTTTGAACTGTTCATAATCACGATAATGCGTCACCATAGTCGACGACCTCCTTTATTTTTCTAGTGTACCAAATCTCACACGAGAAATCGTAGGTCGTCCGACGGAATCTATCGATTTTAAACGTTCGCTGTAAAACGTTCACTCCAAGCAACTGGATCTTTCGACCAATCCGCCAACTGTTTTTGCTCTTCTATAGTAATATCGCCTTGTTGTTGCGCCGTTTCGAGTAACGCTTCAAACGTCAGTAATGCATCCGATTCAATTTTTGCGTCGCGGAGATTGTTTGACAAGCGCTCCATCCCGTATGAGAAGATCGCTTGAATGCGAACGACATCTGCCCCTTTCGCTTGCAAGGCTTCCGCTGCCTCGATCGCAGACATCCCGGTCGATAATAAATCTTCGATGACGACGACACGTTGTCCAGGCTGAATGACACCTTCGATTTGATTCCCTTTACCGTGTTTCTTGTTGCCACTACGTACGTAGACCATCGGTAATCCTAATCGTTCCGCGACGAGTGCTGCGTGTGGAATACCTGCCGTCGCGGTTCCCGCAATCACATCGACTGCAAGTCGCTTCACTTTCTCTGCGAGTGCATCCGCAATCAACGAACGAACTTCCGGGTACGAGAGCGTCAAACGATTATCACAATAGATTGGTGAACGAAGTCCACTCGCCCATGTGTATGGATCGTTTGGCGATAAGGTGACGGCTTCAATACGGAGTAACGCACTAGCGATTGGATTTACCATGAGAATTGCCCCTTCCATTGTTCAAGTAACATCTGATAGACCTGTTCGGGATGTTCAGCACGTGTAATCGGACGACCGATCACTAAATCCGACGCTCCATTTTGACGAGCGTCAAGAACGGTCGCGACACGCTTTTGATCATCCGCTTGACTGTTCGTCGGACGAATGCCGGGTGTGACGAACCGAAAATCTGCTCGACAGGCTGGAACTAATTCCGGAAGATCGAGTGCTGAACAAACGATACCATCTAGTCCCGCTGCTTCTGCGAGTTGCGCATACTCACGAACGACAGTCGGCATCGCTCCTTCAATCTTTAAATCGCGTAACATCGCTTCATCCGTCGATGTCAACTGAGTCACGCCAATCAGTTGTGTCTCGGCGTTCGTCTCACGCAGTCCTTCTCGCGCCGCGATCATCATCTCTCTCCCACCGGCAACATGGACGTTCGTCAGATCGACGCCTAGCTGTCCGATGATACGCATCGTCCGGCGCGCCGTTTCTGGAATGTCGTGGACTTTGACATCGAGGAATACCGCATGTCCACGCTCGACGAGTTTACGGACGAACGTTCCGCCTGCTGCATAAAACAATTCCATCCCGACTTTTACGGCCGGTCGTGTCGTTTCGAACCGTTCGAGAAACGAAAAGACTTCTGCTTCGGTCGGAAAATCAAGCGCGATGTAAAGTTGATTCATATGCTTTCCCCCTAATGTCTAAAATATGATCGATACCCAGTTCGTCCATGCGTTCCGGTAACTGCTGAATCAATTCTTGACAGATGTATGGATTGACGAAGTTTGCAGTACCGACGGCAACAGCCGAAGCCCCAGCGTAAATCATTTCCAAGACGTCATCGACCTCCATCACGCCACCCATGCCGATGATCGGGATCGAGACGACTTGTGCAACATCATGAATCATCCGAATCGCGACTGGTTTGATTGACGGACCAGATAATCCACCAATCCGATTGGCAAGGATTGGCTGCCCCGTCCGGACATCGATTCGCATCCCAACGAGTGTATTGATCATCGTCAGACCATCTGCACCAGCGTTCTCGACGGCACGAGCCATCTCGACGATCGAGGTGACGTTCGGTGATAGTTTGACGTAAACCGGTTTAGTCGAGACCCGTTTCACACGTCGTGTCAACTCAGCAGCAAGCAACGGATCCGTCCCAAATTGAATCCCACCCGATTTGACGTTCGGACAGGAAATATTTAATTCCAGTGCATGAATGCCAGGATGCCGACTCATTTTCTCCGCGACGAGCTCATATTCTTCCGGTGTCGAACCCGCGACATTGGCGATGATTGCCGTATCGAACGTCTCGAGGAAAGGCAATTTATTCGTTAGGATGCCATCGACACCCGGGTTTTGGAGACCAATTGCATTCAGCATCCCCATGCCACTCTCTGCGACACGTGGCGTCGGGTTTCCGTAGCGTTCTTCCCCCGTCGCTGCTTTAATCATGATCGCCCCAAGCTCTGATAAATCATACAACTTCGCATATTCCTCACCGAATCCAAAACATCCGGATGCTGGCATGATCGGATTTTTTAAAGAGAGTCCCGGTAACTCGACACGCAATCGTTCCGTCATAATACGACCTCCTCTGCCCGAAAGACTGGACCATCGGAACACGTCTTAACGTACCCGCCCGTCGGTGTTTTACAGACACAGGCAAAGCATGCTCCAATGCCGCATCCCATTCGGTTTTCGATCGACAGATACTTATGTTCGATTGGTTGTTGCTGTAACGTTCGCAACATCGGTTCCGGTCCGCAGGCGAGTAGGACGTCGTAGCTTTCTGGACGTAAGGCTGCCGTGACGAATCCTGTCGTGCCATGCGTTCCATCGACGGTCGTAACCGTCGTCTTACCGAGTGCTTGGAATTCCGCTTCGTAAAAAACACTTGTTGCCGTATCAAATCCTAGAATCGCTTCACATGTCACGCCCCGGGCGACAAGTTGGCGCATCGTCTCATACAGCGGCGGGACACCGATCCCACCACCAACGAGGACGACGCGTTGAGCGGGATGGATAGCAGCAATCGGAAACCCGTTTCCAAGCGGTCCGAGGGCATCGATCGTATCATCCGGACGCAAAGAAGCCAGTTCTGCTGTTCCTTGTCCGATTTCTTTAAAGAGAAACGTGATCAAGTCACGATCGACCCGGGCAATCGAGATCGGTCGGCGTAAGAGTGGACCGACGCGCAGATGCATGAATCGCCCTGGCGCGATGTCCTGAGGTTGCTCGAGGCGACAGACGAGTTCTGTCGCACCTTGAGCTACCTTTCGTCGAGAGACGACCGTCAAGAGTTGCTTCATTGGATCACCACTTTCTTTTCATGTGTGAAGGCTTGGATTGCACTGGCTTCAAACGAGCGACTTTCGATGACACGTAGAATTGCTTCCGCTGTATCGAGTGATGTCAGACAGACGACTTGATTCTCGGCTGCTGCCCGGCGAATGATGAAGCCGTCTTTTGTGACTTGTGAGTCCCGACTCATCGTATTGATGACATATTCGATTTCTCCTTTTTCAATCACGTCGAGCATCGATTCGGAAGACGAGTCGATTTTGCCGACCGTCTGGACCGGTAATCCTTGTTCCGTCAAGTAGGCTGCCGTTCCTTCCGTTGCAAGTAGCGTGAATCCCAGTGAGGCAAAGCGTCGTGCAAGATCCGTCATTTCTGCTTTATCTGGATCTGCGACCGTCAAGAGGACACGACCGTGCTCTGGAATTGCCATCCCTGATGCGAGCAACCCTTTATAGAGCGCTTTTTCAAGCGTCCGGTCCGTTCCGATGACTTCACCGGTTGATTTCATCTCCGGTCCGAGTGTCGGATCAACTTCTTTAAGCTTCGCAAATGAGAAGACCGGTACTTTGACCGAGACGAGTGGTTCTTCCGGTAGGACACCACTTGTTAATCCATAAGAAGCGAGTGTCTCACCGAGAATGATGTCCGTTGCGAGACGCGCGACCGGAAGTCCCGTCACTTTCGAGATGAATGGCACCGTCCGGCTAGCACGCGGATTGACTTCAAGGACATAGAGAGCGCCGTCCGCGTAGACGAACTGGATGTTGAGTAAGCCTTTGATGCCGAATGCTTTCGCAATCCGTGTCGTGTAGTCGACGATCCGGTCCTTGATGTCTTGGGAGACACGTTGTGGCGGATAGACACCAATCGAGTCACCCGAGTGAACACCGGCACGTTCGATGTGCTCCATGATGCCTGGAATGACGACATCCGTTCCGTCGCAGATCGCGTCGACCTCGAGTTCGATTCCTGTCAGGTAGCGGTCAACGAGGACCGGTCGTTCCGGTGAGGCGATGACCGCGTGTTTCATGTAATGTTCCAGTTCTTCTTGAGCATAGACGATTTCCATTGCCCGACCGCCGAGGACGTACGATGGACGAACGAGAACCGGGTAACCGAGTGACGCTGCTGCCGTGACCGCTTCTTCGACTGTCACGGCCGTTTTACCTGGTGGCTGTGGAATGTCGAGCGCCGTCAATGCTGCTTCGAACTGTTTCCGGTCCTCAGCCCGGTCGAGATCCTCAAGCGATGTCCCGAGGATTTTTACACCTTCTGCTGCTAATGACTCGGCTAAGTTGATCGCTGTCTGTCCACCGAACTGGACGATGACACCGAGCGGACGTTCATTTCGGATGACTTCCAGTACATCCTCCGTTGTCAGTGGTTCAAAGTAAAGCCGATCGGAGATCGAGAAGTCGGTCGACACCGTTTCTGGATTGTTGTTGACGATAATTGCTTCGTAGCCAGCTTGACGAATCGCCTGAATCGAATGGACTGTCGCATAATCGAACTCAACGCCTTGACCAATCCGGATCGGTCCCGATCCTAGGACGAGAATCGAAGAACGGTTCGTCGCGATCGCTTCATTTTCGCGTTCGTATGTCCCGTAGTAGTACGGCGTGTCGGACGCGAACTCTGCCGCACACGTATCGACCATCTTATAGACCGGGTGAATCGCTTGTGCTTCACGCATCTGGCGAATCTCCGTTTCCGTTTGTCCGGTGATCCGGGCGAGCATCGGGTCACTGAATCCATACCGCTTCACATGCAGGAGTAGTTCAGGTGTCAAACCAGCTGCGACCGATTGCTCGAGCTGCCAAATATGGTGCAACTTCTCTAGGAACAGGCGATCAATCGCCGTCCAGTCATGAATCTGTTCGACGCTGTAACCGCGGACGAAGCCCGCGTACAAGGCGAAGAGTCGATCGTCCGTCGCTTGGCGAATCGCTTGTTGTAAGGCATCGTCTGCCATTTCGATGAAGCGTGGCATATACAGATCCGCTGTACCGATCTCGAGCGAACGAACGGCTTTTAGTAAGGCCTCTTCCATCGTCCGTCCCATTGCCATGACCTCACCAGTTGCTTTCATCTGTGTTCCGAGTGTTCGGTCTGCCGTTTCGAATTTATCGAACGGCCAGCGCGGAATCTTGGCGACGACATAATCGAGTGCCGGTTCGAAGGAAGCAAAACTTGTCTCGGTGATCGGGTTCTTTAATTCGGATAAGGCATACCCGACGGCAATTTTCGCAGCCAGTTTTGCGATTGGGTAACCCGTTGCTTTTGACGCGAGTGCAGACGAGCGTGAGACACGTGGATTGACTTCGATGACATAGTAGTCGAAGCTCGTCGGATCCAGTGCGAACTGGATGTTACATCCACCCTCAATCCCGAGTGCACGAATGATATCGAGCGAGACGTTTCGTAGCAATTGATAATCGCGATCCGATAGCGTTTGTGTCGGAGCGAAGACGATCGAGTCTCCAGTATGAACACCGACGGGATCGAAGTTTTCCATCGCACAGACGATGATCGCCTGATTCGTCGCATCGCGCATGACTTCGAACTCGACTTCCTTCATCCCGGCAATTGATTTTTCTAGAAGTACTTGTGTTGCCGGACTTGCCTTGAGTCCCCCTTCGACGATTCGCGTGAACTCTTCTGGTGTGTTGGCGATTCCACCGCCCGTTCCTCCAAGCGTATACGCCGGACGGATGATGATCGGTAAACCGATCTGTTGCCGGAATTGTTGTGCCTCTTCAAGCGTATGCACGATTTCACTGTCCGGCACACCATGCCCGCGTTTAAACATCAGTTGACGGAACAAATCACGATCTTCTGCCTCTTCGATTGCTGACAATTTCGTACCAAGTAACTCGACACCATACTCAGCAAGGACACCGAGACGATCCAGCTCGACAGCCAAGTTCAGACCCGTTTGACCCCCGAGTGTCGCAAGTAAGGCGTCTGGTCGCTCCTTGCGGATGATCCGCGAGACGAACTCTGCTTGGAGGGGCTCGATGTAGACACGATCAGCGACCGTTGGATCCGTCATGATCGTTGCTGGGTTCGAGTTGACGAGGATGACTTCATATCCTTCTTCCTTCAAGGCTTGACACGCTTGTGTTCCAGCGTAGTCGAATTCAGCTGCTTGTCCGATCACGATAGGACCGGACCCGATAACGAGAATTTTCTGGATATCTTGACGTTTAGGCATGAGAGACCTCCTGTTGTTTCGTGATTTCTTCTAAAAACTGTTGGAATAGACCGTTCGCATCCATCGGACCAGGTGATGCTTCCGGATGGTACTGGACGGAGAAGACCGCTGCTGTCGTATGACGGATTCCTTCGACCGTTCCGTCATTGATCGCAAGATGCGTCACTTCAAGCACGGTATCGCGTAATGACTGTTCGTCGACGGCATACCCGTGGTTTTGCGACGTGATATCGACGCGACCTGTCCGGATATCTTGGACTGGATGATTCGCCCCTCGGTGACCGAATGGGAGCTTGAACGTATCCGCCCCGTGCGCTAGTGCGATCAACTGATGACCGAGACAGATGCCGAAGATGACAACTTTTCCCGTCAATTCTTGAATCATCGGAATCGCTGTCGGGACATCCTTTGGATTCCCTGGTCCGTTCGACAGCATCACACCGTCTGGACGATAGCGTAAGACTTCCGTTGCACTGACGTCGTAGGGCACGACGACGACTTCACAGCCGCGTTTGACGAGTTCACGGACGATCCCGAGCTTCGCACCGAAGTCGACGAGGACAATCCGCGGTCCAGCGCCCGGAATGATGTACGCTCGTTCCGTCGAGGCCCGCTTGACTTGATCCGTCTCGATAGGGGCGTTTTGAAGATGAACCAGTTCTGCTGCTAAATCGAACTCACCATCAACGAGTCGTCCGCGCATGACGCCTTTCGAACGGATATGTCGTGTCAGTTGACGCGTATCGATTCCACTTAACCCTGGGATGTCGAGATCTTGGAGTGCTGCATCGAGGGACATCTCACTCCGGAAGTTCGACGGTGTCTGACAATGTTCACGTACGATCAATGCTTTAGCGAGTGGACGCGTCGTTTCATAATCTTCTCGGTTAATCCCGTAGTTTCCGATCAACGGATTCGTCAACACGATCATCTGATCGCAGTAAGATGGATCCGATAACATTTCTTGATACCCTGTCATTCCGGTCTGAAAGACGACTTCTCCTGTTGTTGTCGTATCCGAGCCAAATGCTGTTCCTTCAAACGTCATCCCATCCTCTAGTATCAGTGTCCGTTTATGCATGTGCTGTGTCCTCCTTGAATACGATTTCTCCCTTGACGAGCGTCATGACCGGGAATCCTTTTAACCGTTCTCCTGCGAACGGTGTGTTCTTACCTTTTGAGCGGAATCGTTCCGGTGATATGGTCCGCTCTGTTTCTAAATCAAGCAGAACCAAATCTGCTTCCGCCCCCACTTCGAGTTTGCCGTAAGGAAGTTCAAAGATCGCTGCTGCCTTGTCTGTCAAATTCCGAATCAGTGTTTCAAGTGTCATCTCACCTTCAGCGACGAGTTTCGTATAGAGCAATGGGAAGGCCGTCTCAAACCCTGTGATGCCGAACGGGGCGCGTTCGATACCGAGTGCCTTCTCTTCTGCCGCATGAGGAGCATGATCGGTCGCGATGCAATCAATCGTTCCGTCCGCTAGCCCCTCGAGCAATGCTTGGCGATCCGCTTCACTCCGCAGGGGAGGATTCATTTTAAAGTTCGGATCCTGATTCGGTATGTCTTCATCGATCAACACGAGATGGTGTGGTGTGACTTCTGCCGTCACCCGGATCCCGGCTCGTTTCGCATCACGGATGACACGGACCGATTCTTTCGTCGAAACGTGACAAACATGGTAATGGCAGCCAGTCTCTTCGGCGATCAGGACATCCCGGGCGATGTGGATACTCTCAGCAAGCGATGGAATACCTTGTAGTCCTTCCCGTCGACTATAGTTCCCCTCGTGCACACACCCTGCTTTTAATGAATCATCTTCGCAGTGGGCAACGATCGTTTTCCCGAGCCGTGCCGCTTGTTGCATCGCTGTCCGCATGACTGCTGCCGTCTGGACACCGACACCGTCATCCGTGAACGCAACAGCATCTGTTAGTTGGTCGAACGCGACGAGTTCTTGTCCGAGTTGATTTTTTGAAATCGCCGCGTAAGGCAAAACCCGGACGGACGCCGTTTCTTCAATCTTTCGGAACAAGGCATCGAGTGTTTGGCGATCGTCCGGTACAGGACGCGTGTTCGGCATCGGACAAATCGTCGTGAATCCTCCCGCTGCCGCCGCTGCTGTGCCGGTCGCAATCGTTTCCTTATGTTCGCCGCCCGGTTCCCGTAGATGGACATGGATGTCGACGAATCCTGGTGCAACGAATAAGCCGGATGCATCAATGACCGTTTCTCCAGCTTGTGGTGTTGCTGCTAAATCCGTAATTTTCCCGTCATCGATTCGAATATCCCCCGTCCGAACTTGTCCCGCCTCGAACCATCTTGCATTCTCAATTCGTGTTATCATCTTCATCGTCTCCTTTGATTGATTTCGTTGAAAAGCACCATTCTAGAATCGCCATGCGGGCAAAGACACCGTTTTTCATCTGTTCAAAGATCCGTGATCGCGGATGTTCAACCAGTTCGTCGGCAATCTCGACTCCTCGATTGACCGGTGCCG
This region of Exiguobacterium acetylicum DSM 20416 genomic DNA includes:
- the pyrF gene encoding orotidine-5'-phosphate decarboxylase, with translation MNQLYIALDFPTEAEVFSFLERFETTRPAVKVGMELFYAAGGTFVRKLVERGHAVFLDVKVHDIPETARRTMRIIGQLGVDLTNVHVAGGREMMIAAREGLRETNAETQLIGVTQLTSTDEAMLRDLKIEGAMPTVVREYAQLAEAAGLDGIVCSALDLPELVPACRADFRFVTPGIRPTNSQADDQKRVATVLDARQNGASDLVIGRPITRAEHPEQVYQMLLEQWKGQFSW
- a CDS encoding GNAT family N-acetyltransferase; the encoded protein is MEQGMYALTKVKMPDVPENVVFRPISDDERQQALAFASGFLYEVEPRPSERQLAQLHQSMTRHIHQGSLFGLFSGDMLVAMAAATRPTQTGITISYVYTPKELRGNGYASYLVAKLSEHLLQPYPVVTLYTDWSNQTANKIYQHVGFELVGRSLHIKKQERYR
- a CDS encoding zinc-binding dehydrogenase yields the protein MKAWLNHSGTAIDQWTFEEVETPTPGEGQALIRVKTVALNPVDYKATNNPAWTFPHIPGVDLAGVVEQIGPGAEVKVGDRVAIHTNLQRDGAFAEYALVDTRALALIPEDVSFAEAAAILCAGMTAYEAIVQKMNTTGKETILIHAGAGGVGGIGIQLAKRLGLSVATTASTENHEWVKRLGVDLAIDYKKENVTDVIRDWTNGRGADLIFNTVGRDEATADLGRLAFSGQLAFIAGGPDQSVVKPFTLSPSIHEVALAAAYASENDRAIRNLGHMASELLKLVATKELDPLVTEEIPAADIVKGLQRLSERHVRGKIIATFN
- the pyrE gene encoding orotate phosphoribosyltransferase; protein product: MLMVNPIASALLRIEAVTLSPNDPYTWASGLRSPIYCDNRLTLSYPEVRSLIADALAEKVKRLAVDVIAGTATAGIPHAALVAERLGLPMVYVRSGNKKHGKGNQIEGVIQPGQRVVVIEDLLSTGMSAIEAAEALQAKGADVVRIQAIFSYGMERLSNNLRDAKIESDALLTFEALLETAQQQGDITIEEQKQLADWSKDPVAWSERFTANV
- a CDS encoding metal-dependent hydrolase produces the protein MKLTYHGQSTVTIETNGHHLVIDPFFSGNEKATTNPDDVKADFILLTHAHADHMLDAERIAKATGATIIATHELATYLSFKGLNVHPMNLGGQFEFSFGKVKMTQAFHSSSIIDEEKQTITYMGMPAGFLLTIEGKEIYHAGDTALFGDLALYGAHHEIDLAFLPIGDNFTMGPDDALIAADMLQAKAVVPIHYDTFDLIKQDANAFCEKIEAQGQTGHPLAIGESLEL
- a CDS encoding dihydroorotate dehydrogenase; this encodes MKQLLTVVSRRKVAQGATELVCRLEQPQDIAPGRFMHLRVGPLLRRPISIARVDRDLITFLFKEIGQGTAELASLRPDDTIDALGPLGNGFPIAAIHPAQRVVLVGGGIGVPPLYETMRQLVARGVTCEAILGFDTATSVFYEAEFQALGKTTVTTVDGTHGTTGFVTAALRPESYDVLLACGPEPMLRTLQQQPIEHKYLSIENRMGCGIGACFACVCKTPTGGYVKTCSDGPVFRAEEVVL
- a CDS encoding dihydroorotate dehydrogenase; the encoded protein is MTERLRVELPGLSLKNPIMPASGCFGFGEEYAKLYDLSELGAIMIKAATGEERYGNPTPRVAESGMGMLNAIGLQNPGVDGILTNKLPFLETFDTAIIANVAGSTPEEYELVAEKMSRHPGIHALELNISCPNVKSGGIQFGTDPLLAAELTRRVKRVSTKPVYVKLSPNVTSIVEMARAVENAGADGLTMINTLVGMRIDVRTGQPILANRIGGLSGPSIKPVAIRMIHDVAQVVSIPIIGMGGVMEVDDVLEMIYAGASAVAVGTANFVNPYICQELIQQLPERMDELGIDHILDIRGKAYESTLHRA
- a CDS encoding lactoylglutathione lyase family protein, with protein sequence MTYPRNFSHIGLSVPNLDEAVRFYQEVMGWYIIMEPSDVLEDDSAIGVMCTDVFGAGWNKFRIAHMATGDRIGIELFEFPNNEQPENNFEFWKTGIFHYAIQDPDVEGLVEKIVAHGGKQRMPIREYYPGDKPYRMVYCEDPFGNLVEIYSHSYELTYSEGAY
- a CDS encoding winged helix-turn-helix transcriptional regulator — encoded protein: MSTEQFPVNRALAIIGGKWRPQLYCTLENGPKRFLELQRAIPGISRKVLTDQLKELERLGMIERIEYDEAVLHVEYKLTEAAFTLQPAMKGLCAWGEGNQLSES